In Streptomyces sp. NBC_00683, the DNA window ATCTGTGAATTTTGGTCTGATCGTCTATCACGACTTGGCTGGGTCTAACGAGCTCCATTCCTTCCATCCTCGTCTTCCAATATGGGCCCTGTCTGCTCGTGAGCTGATTGATGCAGTGGAAGCCGGTTCACTCAACCGCATCATCGTGGCGCGCCGAAATGAACTCATGCATCGGGAGGGTCGGCGTGACAGTCATTGATGCGCAGAGGCTGGCCAACCTTCTCGCGTCGGCCCAAAATCTTAGTAACGGAACTGCGGACCGGGGGCGATTTTACGAAGATGTTCTCGAATATCTATTCAGCAATGTGCCCGGGTGTCAAGCTCAGAGGAATAGCCTGAATCAGTTCATCTCTGAAGAAGTTGACTTGTCGATCAGTAATTTTCGAGAGCCTGACGGGCTTAAGATGCTGCCCGAAATATTTCTCGTAGAGTGTAAAAACTGGAGCGCGCCAGTCGATTCGGCGGCAGTAGCATTCTTTGCGACCAAGATACGTCATCGCGGTTGCTCGCTGGGTGTTCTGGTTGCGGCGAATGGTGTCACGGGGGATCCCGTTCAGAAAACCTCCGCCTTTCATCAGGCCAGCTTGTCACTGTTTGAAGGCGTTAAAATTCTTCTAGTAACGTCTGATGACATTTCCAAAATTGCGACGACCCAAGACTTTGTGAGTCTGCTTCACAAGAGATTCTTGGATCTGCATTGCGCGGGAACTTTCACGCTCGCCTAAGGGCGCGGGTAACGGTGAGCATTAGCAGTCCCCCGCCTGCTGGCGAGGGACTGCTGCTCCGCTATTTAGGTCACTTGCGACGTTTGAGGAGACGGTCCATGTGCCCCATCGCCTCGCGACGATTCTCGTCGGAAACGTGGGTGTAGATGTTCATGGTGACGGCGATCTGGGAGTGTCCCAGAATCTCCATAACGACGCGCGCCGGGACACCAGCGGCGAACAGGAGAGTCGCGCATCCATGCCGAACGTCGTGCAGCCGGATACGTGGCAGCTTCGCCTCCTCCGCGATGCGCTCAAAGGAGCGGCTCAGGTTCCTCGGCTCGTTAGGGCGGCCGGTACGAGTGGTGAACACGTAGTCACTGCCATGCCACGCACCTCCTGCTGCCAGGCGTTGGGCGGCTTGCCGCAGACGCTGCCAGCGCAGGGGCGCGACGCACATCAGCGGAACGGGGATGACGCGCGTACGCCGGTTCTTTGTCGAGTCGGCGTACAACTCCTTCTGTACGCGCTGAAGCTGATTCCGCACGGTGAGCGTGCGG includes these proteins:
- a CDS encoding restriction endonuclease gives rise to the protein MTVIDAQRLANLLASAQNLSNGTADRGRFYEDVLEYLFSNVPGCQAQRNSLNQFISEEVDLSISNFREPDGLKMLPEIFLVECKNWSAPVDSAAVAFFATKIRHRGCSLGVLVAANGVTGDPVQKTSAFHQASLSLFEGVKILLVTSDDISKIATTQDFVSLLHKRFLDLHCAGTFTLA